GACGGTCGCGATGCCGAGTTCGCGGATAAACCCGATCAGGCACCCAAAGGCCGCTACGCCTTCTTTGTCGATCACGATCAATCCGGTAATTTTAAGCTCCACCCGTTAACATCGATCTTTACGCCAGGTCAGGGCGACTACTATCTGCTGCCGCAAAAAAGCCAGAAAGACACGTTAATTGAGCCTTACAGCTATGCCTATAACGGTGTGCCGACGCTGCTGACCTCAGTGGCAGCACCGATTGTCAGCGGTGGCAAACTGCATGCCGTTGTGACATCGGATATCTCGCTGGCCTCATTGCAGCAGAAAGTGAATCAGATTAAGCCGTGGGAAGGGGGCGGCTATGCGGTGCTGCTCTCTACTGCCGGGAAGGTGATTTCCTACCCGGATAAAAACCTGACCAGCAAGCCGTACCCCGGTAAAACGGATGGCTTTACCAGTAATGTGGTGGAACAAGATGATCCGATCCTCGGCGAAAAAGCGCTGATTACCTGGCAACCAGTGTCAATCGGCAACAGTACCGATAACTGGTATCTCGGCGTCGTTGCGCCGGTGAGTTCGGTGATGGCGGCGGCCAACCGTCAACTGACGTACGCCATTGTTCTGGGGGTTATCAGCATTCTGTTGGTGTGTACGCTGCTCGGCCTGATCTTCAGCCGTAAAGTGTTGAAACCGATTGGTGGCGAGCCGCTGGAAGGGGCGAATATCGCCCTAGCGGTTGCGGACGGCAAACTCGATAACACCATCCCGGTGAAAGGTAACGATCGCAGCAGCCTATTCTATGCCCTGCATACCATGCAGGCGCAGCTACGGCAGATTGTCGGGCAGATCAAAGAAGCCAGTGACTCAGTGCGTCAGGGGGCCGGCGAGATTGTCAGCGGCAACATTAACCTCTCTTCACGTACTGAACAGCAGGCTGCAGCGCTGGAGCAGACCGCCGCCAGTATGGAGCAGTTTAGCGCCACGGTGAAACATAACGCCGCCAACGCCCACCAGGCGACGGCGCTGACCGCCAATGCCACGCAAATTGCCAGCCGGGGTGAAACGCTGGTCGGCCAGGTAGTGGAAACGATGGCGAAAATTGACGACAGCGCGAAGAAAATCGGCGATATCACGGCGATCATCAACAGCATCGCTTTCCAGACCAATATCCTGGCGTTGAACGCCGCGGTAGAGGCGGCGCGTGCTGGTGAACAAGGGCGTGGCTTTGCGGTGGTGGCGTCTGAAGTGCGCAACCTGGCGCAGCGCAGCGCCGATGCGGTCAAAGATATCGGCGCGTTGATTGAGGAGTCCAGCAAACGCGTCGAAGCCGGGGTGCAGCTGGTGAACGACGCCGGTCACACCATGCAGGAGATGACGCAGGCGGTGAATTCCGTGCAGACCATCATCAATGAGATTGTCAGCGCCTCGGATGAGCAGGCCAAAGGCATTAGCCAGGTGACAATTGCCGTCAATGAAATGGACGGGGTCACGCAACAAAACGCCTCGCTGGTGCAGCAAATGGCTGCGGCAGCAACTTCACTTGAAGATCAGGCGCAGCAACTGGCGCAGACGGTGCATCAGTTCCGCCTCGAAGCGTAACCTCAACAGGGAGCCTGGCAACAGGCTCTCTGCCTTTCTTAACTGGCAACCAGTTCGATACGGTTATTATCCGGGTCCAGAATCACGGCTTCATAAAAACCATCCCCCGTCCATCGCGCAGCGCTGGCTAACCGGCCCTGCTGACGGGCTTTTTCTGCCATCTCATCCACCGCCCCGACATCTCCGACATTAATTGCAATGTGCGCCCAGCCAACAAATTCTGCGGCGTTCGGCGCATCGGCCAGCTCCGGCACGGTCATGAGTTCAATGGTTGGCCCGTTGTGCAGTGACATAAAATAGGATGCAAAACCGGCGCGGTTTTGACTGACATATTTCTTATTGCTGGTGGCGGAAAAAAAGTCGCGCCAAAATGCGCGCTGTGCGTCGAGATGGCGTGTCCAGAGTGCGACATGGGCAATGTTCAAGGTGACCTCCAGGGCGTAGGGGTTGTTAATTGACAGCGTGATGCATTTGCATGATTATGCTCATTATTGCTCGATGTGGATTTTATAAAGAGGATTTATGCTCGATTATGCAGCTTTCCCGGACCAACGACAAGATCTGATCCGCCAGCGTCTTCAGGCGCAGGGACGGGTAGTCTGTGCGGAGTTAGCCGTTGAATTGCAGGTTTCTGAGCACACCATTCGCCGCGATTTGCAGGAACTGAGTAAAGCGGGAGTCTGCAAAAAGGTCTATGGCGGCGCGGTATTGCAACTGGCGACCGCCGGGAGCTTTACGCAAAGAAAAGAGCAGGATCGAGCAACAAAAAGCCTCCTCGCGCAACGCTGCGTGCAACTGCTTAAACCCGGCACCTGCATCTTTATTGATACCGGTACCACCAACCTTGAGCTGGCGAGAGCACTGCCGCCAGAGTTAAACCTGACAGTAGTGACTAACTCACCGGAAATCGCCGCTGTTGCGTGTAAACATCCGCGCTGCGAAGTGATCATGCTGGGGGGGCTGGTGCAGAGCAGCACTGGCGGTTGCGTCGGCGCACCGGCCATCAGTCAGCTTAACGGGATCATTTTCGATCAGGCGTTTATCGGTGGCTGCGCAATGTCGCCGGAAATGGGGCTGAGTGGATTTGATTACGCCGACTGCGAATTTAAAAAGGCGGTGATCGCCCGCAGCAACCAGGTGGTGGTGGCATTAACGGCAAATAAGATCCCGGCCGTCGCCCGTTACATTGTGGCTGCCAGCCAGCAGATCGATGTGCTGGTGGTCGAAACCGATCTCAGCAAAGCGCTGCATCAATCCTTTCGCGCAGAGGATATTGAGATCCTGACGGTTTAAACGCAAGTGCACGTTTTGCGCGTTGCCGCTTAGGGTTCATTTCTTGCCAGCCCACAACGGAGATGTTAAAAGGTGCCCCTTTAAATGAAACCACAAAGGGGAAGGACGTGAAAAACGCGTCACAGGCAGCGGGAAGCAGCACCGATGCCGCGTCGGAAGCAGGGCCGACACTACAACGAGGTTTAAAAAACCGCCATATTCAGCTGATTGCGCTGGGCGGCGCGATTGGCACCGGCCTTTTTCTGGGCATTGGCCCCGCGATTCAGATGGCCGGGCCAGCCGTGTTGCTGGGCTACGGCATTGCCGGCGTTATCGCTTTTCTGATTATGCGCCAGCTTGGTGAAATGGTGGTTGAAGAGCCGGTGTCCGGTTCATTTTCCCATTTTGCCTATAAATACTGGGGGCCGTTCGCGGGCTTTCTTTCTGGCTGGAACTACTGGGCGATGTTTGTGCTGGTGGGAATGGCGGAACTGACCGCCGCCGGTATTTACATGCAGTACTGGTTCCCGGACGTGCCAACCTGGATTTGGGCCGCCGCTTTCTTTGTCATCATCAACGCCGTCAACCTCGTTAACGTGCGCTTGTATGGCGAAACCGAGTTCTGGTTTGCGCTGATTAAAGTGCTGGCGATTATCGGCATGATTGGTTTTGGCTTGTGGATGCTGTTTACCGGCCATGGCGGTGAGCGCGCCAGCTTCGATAACCTCTGGCGCTATAACGGCTTTTTCGCCACCGGCTGGCACGGGCTTATTCTCGCGCTGGCAGTGATTATGTTCTCTTTTGGCGGCCTGGAGCTGATCGGCATTACCGCCGCCGAAGCCAGCGAGCCGCACACCACCATTCCGAAAGCGGTGAACCAGGTCGTGTACCGCATTTTACTCTTCTATATCGGCTCGCTGGTCGTGCTACTGGCGCTTTATCCGTGGATTGACGTCAAAGCCAACAGCAGCCCGTTTGTGATGATTTTCCACGAACTGGACAGCAATCTGGTGGCATCTGCGCTCAATTTCGTCATTCTGGTGGCTTCCCTGTCAGTCTATAACAGCGGTGTCTATTCCAATAGCCGTATGCTGTTTGGTTTGTCGGTACAGGGCAACGCACCGGCGTTTTTAACACGCGTCAGCCGCCGTGGCGTGCCGGTGAATTCCCTGTTCCTCTCAGGAGCTATCACCTCGCTGGTGGTATTGGTTAACTATCTGCTACCGCAAAAAGCCTTCGCCATGCTGATGGCGCTGGTGGTGGCGACGTTGCTGCTGAACTGGATCATGATTTCGCTGGCGCACCTGAAATTCCGCGCGGCGATGCGCCGCAAAGGGCGCGATCCGCAGTTTAAAGCGCTGCTCTTCCCGGCGGGCAACTATCTGTGCATTGGCTTCATGCTGATGATCCTGGTTTTGATGTGCACGATGGACGATATGCGCCTGTCAGCGGTGTTGCTGCCGGTGTGGATTGTGTTCCTGTTTGTCGCTTTCAAACTGCTGCGTCGCACGCCGAAGCGCGGGTAACTCACACGATTCCCTATCAGATCCGGTGGGCTGCGGCCTGCCGGACGGGGGATGATGTCTATGTCTAAACTGTGATAGCCTCGGGTCTTATGGTCAATCGCAGAATATATTGTTGTTATGTCCATTCAGAAAATTGCCAGGATGGCGGGCGTTTCCGTTGCAACGGTTTCACGGGTGTTGAATAACAGCGAATCAGTGAAGCCGAAAAATCGCGAACGCGTATTGCAGGCCATCAAGGCGTGCCAGTACCAACCCAACTTATTAGCCCGCCAGTTGCGCACTGCGCGCAGCTCAATGATTCTGGTGTTGGTCTCTAACATCGCTAACCCGTTTTGCGCCGAAGTGGTGAAGGGCATTGAAGAAGAGGCGGAAAAAAACGGGTATCGCATCCTGCTGTGTAACTCCGGTGCAGATATAGCGCGCTCGCGCTCAGCGCTCAAATTGCTGTCGGGCAAGATTGTTGACGGCATCATCACCATGGATGCATGTGCGAAATTGCCGGAACTGGCCACCATGATTGGCGCTGCGCCCTGGGTGCAATGTGCCGAGTACGCCGATAACGGCGACGTCTCCTGCGTCGGCATTAATGATGTCGACGCCGCCTGCTGCGTGATTGACCGCTTAGTTGAGCGCGGCTGCCAGCGCATTGCCATGATTAACCACGATCTGAGTTATAAATATGCCCGGCTGCGTGAACGCGGCTATCGGAGCGGTTTACAGGCAAAACACCTGGGCTATGAAAACGTGGCGTACGCCCGCGATTTGAGTTTCAGCGCCGGGAAAACCGCGATGCAGCACCTGCTAAGTGCGCCGGAACGTCCGGATGCGGTGTTTGCCGTTTCCGATACGCTGGCCGCCGGGGCGCTGCTGGCGATCCATGAAGCCGGGCTGACAATGCCGCAGGATATCGCAGTGGTCGGTTTCGATGGCACTGAACTGGCAGAGATGGTTACCCCGCCGCTCAGCACCATTGAGCAACCTTCGCAGGCGATGGGGCGCGAAGCCGTCCGGCTGTTGCTGAACCGCATTGATAACCCGGACAGCCTGCCAGAAAGCGTAATCATGGACTGGCGTTATATTTCCCGCGCCAGCGCCTGACATTTCAGGCATGATGTCCGTAAAGATTTCGCCAGCCGCCGCGCTGGCTTTTTTATTGCTCAGGGAGCCTTGCCATGACCCGGCAACGACAAGCTGATTTATTTCTGGTTCTGACCACAGTGATCGCCGCCTGCGGGTGGATTTTCTCGCGCGAAGCCATTAGCGGGATGCCGGTTTTCGCCTTCCTTGGGCTGCGCTTTTTTGGCGCGGCGCTGGTGCTGTTGCCGTTTTGCCGTGGGCAACGCATTGCGCTGGAAAAAGTGCGCCAGGTAGTGATAAGCGGATTATGGATGGCGCTCAACCTCTGCCTGTGGATCTGGTCGGTGTCGACCACGCCATCGCTGGGCGAGGGGGCATTTATCATGAGCCTGTCGATGCTGTTCGTGCCGCTGGTGGCCTGGGTGATGCTAAAAAACCGCCCGGCGCGCGCCTACTGGGAATGTTTGCCGGTTGCCATTGTTGGCTTAGCGCTGCTGAGCCTGCACATGCCCATCACGTTTCATGCCAGCCAGGGCTGGTTTTTGCTGACGGCGTTCGTGCAGTCGATCTATTTTTGCTACACCAGCCGTTGTGCCAGAGAAGTACCGCTGCTGCCGCTCACGGCGGTACAACTGGCGATCACCGGCATTGCCGGGCTGGTGATTTCTGCGTTGTTTGAGTCCTGGACGCAACCCTTTACCAGCACCACGGCGATGTGGCTGGCGGCAAGCATTTTAATTGCCACCAGCCTGCGCTTTGGCTTGCAACTACAAGGGCAAAAATATGCCGCTGTCGCCAGCGCGGCCATCATTATGGTACTGGAGCCGCTACTGACGGTGATTGCCGCTTCGATTTGGTACGGTGAGCGCTTACCGCTACAAAAAATCCTTGGCGGTGTGTTGATCCTGCTGGCGCAGATTTGGTTCCGCTGGCGGATGATTACGCGTTTACCGTCAAAGCCGTAACGTTCCAGCCAGCACCGTATGCGCGCCGCCGCCGATCAGCACGCGTCCCTTTTCCCTGAGCGCCAGCGCTAAAACGCCGCCGCGCGTTGAGGCCTGGTAGGCGGTAAGCGAGCGCTTACCCAGCCGCGCCGACCAGTAGGCCGCCAGCGCACAGTGCGCAGAGCCGGTCACCGGATCCTCATTCACTCCTACCCACGGGGCGAAGTAGCGCGACACGCAATCATACTCATCCTGACCGGGCGCGGTGACTGCCACGCCGCGGCCTGGTAAGGCGCGAAGCGCCGCAAAAGCAGGTTTGAGTGCGTAAACTAACTGCGCATCCTCGATCACCACCAGTTGTTTCGCGCCGAACAAACCGTAACCACGCACCTGTTCATGCGCCAGCCCGAGTGCCTTCAGTAATTCCGCTGGCGCTTCGGGTTCCATTTGCGGTGTCAGTAGCGGGAAATCAAGCTCAATGCCTTGCGCCACGGCGGTTGCCGTCAGCGGGCCAGAAAGGGTGTGAAAGGTGATAGCATCGCCTTCGGCAAGCCGCCCGTTCTGGCGCAGAATATGCGCGGTTGCCAGCGTGCCGTGGCCGCATAAATCAACTTCGGCCTGCGGCGTAAACCAGCGCAGGTTATTGTCCGCAAGGTTTAAAAACGCGGTTTCGGATACCGCCATCTCTTCGGCTATCTGCTGCATTAACGCAGCTTCCAGCCCCTGCGGTGTAATACATACCGCTGCCGGGTTACCGGAAAAAGGCCGCGTACTGAACGCATCCACCTGGTAAATATCAAGTTCCACTACGGCGCTCCCTTTGTTAACAAGGGGATAACATTATCCCCTTTTTACGCCTGCGGATAGCGCTAATCAGGAGTTAGCCGGGCAGCGCGGCGCCAGTTGATGGCGTGCGCTTACTGCCGCTGCCGCCAGCACCAGCATCATCACCACTTCTGTTGCCAGAAAACCACTCAGCGCCGTGCTGTAGTTGCCTTGCGACTGGCCGACAAGATGCAAAAACAACCCACCGAGCACTGCCGGGCCCAGGCCGAGTGTCGCTTGTTGCAACGTGCTAAGCAGGGCGCTACCTGCGCCTGCATCCTGAGTGGTGATATCGCGCATGCCAATGCGGTAAAAGCTATTCACAATCAACGCCTGGCCATAGCCAATCAGCGCGGTAGACGGCGCAAGTGCCAGCGCACCCACCATTCGCCCGGAGAGCTGCAGGGTAGCAATTAATGCCAGCAGGCCGCTGACCTGGATCATCAGCCCGGTGAGCAAAATGGTGCGCATGCTATAGCGACCAATCAGTTTTGGCGCATACCAGGCAGAGACAAAATAGGCGACACCCAGCGCGACGAAACTGTTGCCCGACTGATACGGCGTCATGCCCATTCCGGCTTGCAACGTGAGCGCCATACAGAACATAAAACCCGACCACGCGCTAAAGAACAGCAAGGCAATCAGCAGCCCGAAACGGATGCTGTGCAGTTTGAGCAAGCGCGGTGGCAACAGCGGCATTAAACCCGCTTGCTGCTGTTTTAATGCGCTTGTACGCATCCACCATGCCAGCGGAATCAGCGCCAGCAGCGCAGCTTTCGTTTCCCACGGCCAGTGCAATTCCGGACCAAGCGCTAGCGGGAACAGCAGACAGCAGAGGATCATCGCCAGCGTGACCGTGCCTTGCCAGTCAATGCGCGTGTGCGTTTCGCTCCGGGTTTCCGGCACATAGCGGCGGCTGAGCGCCAGCACTAACAGGCAAATGGGTACATTGATAAAAAAGGCGTTACGCCAGCCAAGACCGGCGATATCGGCTGAGACCAGCCAGCCGCCGCCCATCTGCCCGATGATAAACGCCACGCCGCCAATACCGCCGTAGAGGCTGATGGCGCGCGCGTGGGCTGTGCCTTTTAGCGTGACATGCAACGTTGCGAGGATCTGCGGCACAATCAGCGCCGCGCCCATGCCTTGCAGTGTTCGCGCGCCAAGCAGTGTGGAAACCGAATTTGCCAGCCCGCACAACAGCGAAGCGATACCAAACAGGGCCACGCCCCATAAGAACACCCGCCTGCGCCCGAAGTTGTCCCCCAGTTTGCTGCCCATCGCCAGACAGACGGCGAAAGCCACGCCGTACAGCGCGACAATCAGCGCCAGCTGCGTGGCAGAGGTGTGCAGCGAGAGGGTGATGGAATCGAGCGCGACATTGGTAATTGATGTGTCAATCAATGGCAGCATCTGCCCGGTCAGCAGAAGGATCAGGCCTGCCCGGCCCGGAGAAACAGCAGACGTTTTCATGGTAACTCCATTGCGTCATTCATCGGATGGACGTAGCATCGCTTAACAGAAAAACGGGTACCAGTTCTTGCCTATACTGGTACTGGCACTACCATGCTGGAGATTGTTATGACGTTGATGGTCGAAAAGCTTCCGGAACTGACGGTGCTGGATGAGAACCGTAAACAGCTTGGTGCATTTTTGCGTGCGCGGCGGGAAAGCCTCGATCCGCAACGGCTGGGGCTGCCGCGCAGTACGCGCCGGCGTACGCCGGGGCTGCGGCGTGAAGAGGTGGCGCTGCTGGCAGATGTTGGCGTCACCTGGTACACCTGGCTCGAACAGGGCAGGGACGTCAATCCTTCCGCTACCGTGTTGCAGGCAATTGCTGCGGCTTTGCAATGCTCGCCAACGGAAACCCGCCATCTGTTTTTGCTTGCCGG
This genomic interval from Kosakonia sacchari SP1 contains the following:
- a CDS encoding methyl-accepting chemotaxis protein, giving the protein MAREFVTKKMSTRAQMLLTGAITITLGFVVTIGVLSWQSSSEQKHLAEQYLQKIAESQALTVQQQLNYARDVAHNLGHSMIALPEAGITDRQAADKLLISALRDNPDYLSISVIFEDNAYDGRDAEFADKPDQAPKGRYAFFVDHDQSGNFKLHPLTSIFTPGQGDYYLLPQKSQKDTLIEPYSYAYNGVPTLLTSVAAPIVSGGKLHAVVTSDISLASLQQKVNQIKPWEGGGYAVLLSTAGKVISYPDKNLTSKPYPGKTDGFTSNVVEQDDPILGEKALITWQPVSIGNSTDNWYLGVVAPVSSVMAAANRQLTYAIVLGVISILLVCTLLGLIFSRKVLKPIGGEPLEGANIALAVADGKLDNTIPVKGNDRSSLFYALHTMQAQLRQIVGQIKEASDSVRQGAGEIVSGNINLSSRTEQQAAALEQTAASMEQFSATVKHNAANAHQATALTANATQIASRGETLVGQVVETMAKIDDSAKKIGDITAIINSIAFQTNILALNAAVEAARAGEQGRGFAVVASEVRNLAQRSADAVKDIGALIEESSKRVEAGVQLVNDAGHTMQEMTQAVNSVQTIINEIVSASDEQAKGISQVTIAVNEMDGVTQQNASLVQQMAAAATSLEDQAQQLAQTVHQFRLEA
- a CDS encoding VOC family protein, which encodes MNIAHVALWTRHLDAQRAFWRDFFSATSNKKYVSQNRAGFASYFMSLHNGPTIELMTVPELADAPNAAEFVGWAHIAINVGDVGAVDEMAEKARQQGRLASAARWTGDGFYEAVILDPDNNRIELVAS
- a CDS encoding DeoR/GlpR family DNA-binding transcription regulator; this encodes MLDYAAFPDQRQDLIRQRLQAQGRVVCAELAVELQVSEHTIRRDLQELSKAGVCKKVYGGAVLQLATAGSFTQRKEQDRATKSLLAQRCVQLLKPGTCIFIDTGTTNLELARALPPELNLTVVTNSPEIAAVACKHPRCEVIMLGGLVQSSTGGCVGAPAISQLNGIIFDQAFIGGCAMSPEMGLSGFDYADCEFKKAVIARSNQVVVALTANKIPAVARYIVAASQQIDVLVVETDLSKALHQSFRAEDIEILTV
- the pheP gene encoding phenylalanine transporter; this encodes MKNASQAAGSSTDAASEAGPTLQRGLKNRHIQLIALGGAIGTGLFLGIGPAIQMAGPAVLLGYGIAGVIAFLIMRQLGEMVVEEPVSGSFSHFAYKYWGPFAGFLSGWNYWAMFVLVGMAELTAAGIYMQYWFPDVPTWIWAAAFFVIINAVNLVNVRLYGETEFWFALIKVLAIIGMIGFGLWMLFTGHGGERASFDNLWRYNGFFATGWHGLILALAVIMFSFGGLELIGITAAEASEPHTTIPKAVNQVVYRILLFYIGSLVVLLALYPWIDVKANSSPFVMIFHELDSNLVASALNFVILVASLSVYNSGVYSNSRMLFGLSVQGNAPAFLTRVSRRGVPVNSLFLSGAITSLVVLVNYLLPQKAFAMLMALVVATLLLNWIMISLAHLKFRAAMRRKGRDPQFKALLFPAGNYLCIGFMLMILVLMCTMDDMRLSAVLLPVWIVFLFVAFKLLRRTPKRG
- a CDS encoding LacI family DNA-binding transcriptional regulator → MSIQKIARMAGVSVATVSRVLNNSESVKPKNRERVLQAIKACQYQPNLLARQLRTARSSMILVLVSNIANPFCAEVVKGIEEEAEKNGYRILLCNSGADIARSRSALKLLSGKIVDGIITMDACAKLPELATMIGAAPWVQCAEYADNGDVSCVGINDVDAACCVIDRLVERGCQRIAMINHDLSYKYARLRERGYRSGLQAKHLGYENVAYARDLSFSAGKTAMQHLLSAPERPDAVFAVSDTLAAGALLAIHEAGLTMPQDIAVVGFDGTELAEMVTPPLSTIEQPSQAMGREAVRLLLNRIDNPDSLPESVIMDWRYISRASA
- a CDS encoding DMT family transporter — translated: MTRQRQADLFLVLTTVIAACGWIFSREAISGMPVFAFLGLRFFGAALVLLPFCRGQRIALEKVRQVVISGLWMALNLCLWIWSVSTTPSLGEGAFIMSLSMLFVPLVAWVMLKNRPARAYWECLPVAIVGLALLSLHMPITFHASQGWFLLTAFVQSIYFCYTSRCAREVPLLPLTAVQLAITGIAGLVISALFESWTQPFTSTTAMWLAASILIATSLRFGLQLQGQKYAAVASAAIIMVLEPLLTVIAASIWYGERLPLQKILGGVLILLAQIWFRWRMITRLPSKP
- a CDS encoding PhzF family phenazine biosynthesis protein, with protein sequence MELDIYQVDAFSTRPFSGNPAAVCITPQGLEAALMQQIAEEMAVSETAFLNLADNNLRWFTPQAEVDLCGHGTLATAHILRQNGRLAEGDAITFHTLSGPLTATAVAQGIELDFPLLTPQMEPEAPAELLKALGLAHEQVRGYGLFGAKQLVVIEDAQLVYALKPAFAALRALPGRGVAVTAPGQDEYDCVSRYFAPWVGVNEDPVTGSAHCALAAYWSARLGKRSLTAYQASTRGGVLALALREKGRVLIGGGAHTVLAGTLRL
- a CDS encoding MFS transporter, which codes for MKTSAVSPGRAGLILLLTGQMLPLIDTSITNVALDSITLSLHTSATQLALIVALYGVAFAVCLAMGSKLGDNFGRRRVFLWGVALFGIASLLCGLANSVSTLLGARTLQGMGAALIVPQILATLHVTLKGTAHARAISLYGGIGGVAFIIGQMGGGWLVSADIAGLGWRNAFFINVPICLLVLALSRRYVPETRSETHTRIDWQGTVTLAMILCCLLFPLALGPELHWPWETKAALLALIPLAWWMRTSALKQQQAGLMPLLPPRLLKLHSIRFGLLIALLFFSAWSGFMFCMALTLQAGMGMTPYQSGNSFVALGVAYFVSAWYAPKLIGRYSMRTILLTGLMIQVSGLLALIATLQLSGRMVGALALAPSTALIGYGQALIVNSFYRIGMRDITTQDAGAGSALLSTLQQATLGLGPAVLGGLFLHLVGQSQGNYSTALSGFLATEVVMMLVLAAAAVSARHQLAPRCPANS